AAATGAGGAGCATTTGCACCAATAGTTACCAAAGACAACATTATCAACAATAAAAGAGCAGGCCAAAGAACTGGTAAATAATACTAAAAGCAAAGAAGACAAAACTATCTCAAACCCTTTTAGAAAGTAACTTTAAAAGGGCTTTTAGAAGAGGCAATTTATATTGAATAAAAAATGCAAATTTTTAAAAGTTGAAATCAAGTTCAAACTATGAGTTTTTTAAGTTTTTGAAGTTTTTTATAGGTAATAGATTTTTGAGACTTTAGGATAGCAAAAGAGAGAATAAAAATAAGGAGCATACAAATTGCAGAGAGCAAGAAGTCAGAAAAAAGAGAGAGATATGGTGGCGGGAGAACAATTTATCATGACCGAGTGAAGATTTAAGCTGGAAGATAGTTTGCTCTATAGTAACTGTTGAATGATAGAGTTTTTCGAACTGGATAGAGTTTCTGTTGATACCGGGGCAAAAGCGCAAGTTGGCATCTGGGTAGGTGTAGAACATTCTGCCCGATTTAGAAGAAGTACAGGGCTCAGGACAAGAGCAGGTGCGTTTATTATCTTTGAAAGAAGAGAGAGGGCAGCGCCACTTAATTCTTGGCGAGCGATTTTTACCCCTGCACATACCTTCACATTTGAAAGGTAGATTGAATTTATTACAAATTGGAGTACCATCTGGTGAGATAGAGACATTAGGGTCAGAGGTAGGGGTATTAGAAGTAGATTTAGAGTTTCTGGGATTTAGAGGGATAATAGCTTTTGAGAAATTGAAGTCTTTAAATAAAGTGGGATAGATGGAATATGAGTCGAGTGCACTGTCGGCGATAAAAGTAGAGAAAGAGTCATTTGAGAAGTTATAAGACTTGTCAAGAATTTTGTGTTTCCAATTTATAACGTAAGTTGTAAAGTTGGGTTATGTTGTTGATGCATTTTCTAATACTGGGAACTCCATTTTTCCATTTTGTACGGCGTAAGTTCTCTCGCTGTAAGTAAATATTAATTTCTAAGACTTCAACAGACTGAAAGTATCCACCTGAATTTACTTCTTGCCTTTTCAATCATGCTATTTACACTTTCAACGGCGTTTGTGGAAAAAGCTTTCTTGATTCCTCAGGGTATTTCATATGTGCAAGATAAAACTCTGCTTTTTCTGAGATTGCAGCAATAAAATCGAGGATATTTTGCAAAGTATTCACCACAAAGTTCTTTAAATTTCAATACAGCTTCATCGAAATCAGAAGAAGAGATTTTGATTTTGTCCAAACTCTTGTTAAAAGCGAAAGCTTTATCTTTTGTCATATGTTTTCTGCTATTTCGTTGAAGGTGGACAAAAGCAAGCTCAAGGTCAGCAAGAGGATAAGCAAGTTTGACAGCATCTATAATACCAGGGAAGTCATCGCTTATGACAATTAAAACTTCTTTAAGACCTCTTGTAATTAAGTCGTCAAATACTTTCATCCAATCAGCCTTATTTTCTTTGCCGAAGGAAGGGCAGAATACCAAAAATATCTTTTTTACCTTTCTTGGTCGATACCAAGGCAGGCATTGCAAGTAGCTTGTTTAACTTTATAATTGTCCTTAACTTCACTTTTGAATAACCGTCGATGATGAGAGCAAAAGCACTTGGGGGTAGTTCTCTTTGTTTAGGAAACTCAAGTTCATTTTTAAGATCTTCTTTGATTTTTAGGATTTCGTTTTCGGAATAAGGAAGATTTAAGTTTTTCAAAGTTTGAACAAGGGAACGCTCAAGAATAACCATTGTGACTGAAGACATAAGCAGGTAAGCAGGTAAACTATCAACTTTTTTGTAGCGGGAAGAAGAGGATAGAAGGTCGGAAATTGGAAGTAACGTGTGCGAGGGACAGAGATTTCAAGACTTGAGGCAGGTGTTGCAAGTTTTACTTCAATAAAAACCATTGCCTTTGTCATTGTCATTTTTAGCAAGGCTACTTATCTTTCCGATAACATAAAGCAATCGAGCAAGTTTTACTTGTAGTTGCTTTAGAGCTGGGCGGTTAGGATCATCACAGGAAGCAATACATATTTAATACTTGCTTCTTTTGCCATGTTTTTAGCAGTTTCAATAATTTCGTTTTTATTCATTTTTAAGTAGCCCCCTTTGATAATTATTTCAGTACTAATTATACAGTGGACACAATTTTATTTTAACTCCCCGAAGAAGGATTACACAAACTTATTGGTGGAGGAACATATTAGATAAAATATTTAAAAAATACGAAAAGAATATTATAAGGCAAATACGTAAAACAAGAGAAATTCTTTATCATATGATGTTGATGTTTGTTATTTTAGTTGTTTTAGTAATTTTGATTATTGTGAGCAGCTTAATAAGAGTACTTCTGAAAGATTTGAAAGTAGAGTAGCTTTGGTATATAGGTGCTTTAATTGTATGTGGTTATTGTATTTACAAGTATATATCAAAAAGAGCATAAATAGTAAAATTAAAAAATATAAATGGTTGTTGAATAAAAGATATAACCATGCAAGTAAACTATCCACGGGAGAAATAAAAAAATATTCCTTTGGGATAAAATTTTAAAGTAAAAAAATACAAAAGTCGCAAGAGAATTACGAAACATTTATTTTGATACCTAAACCACAAAGAGAAAATTTTCAAAGATCCTTTTTCTAATGAATAGCGGGCATAGTTCACAAAATAAAAAATAGTATTGCAAGTTTTAGAGAAGGCAAGTAGCAGAATAAATGAAGATAGGGAATTTAGGAAAGCAAAAAGTGACAGTACAAAAGCCCGGCTCATTATTATTTTACAAAAGGGATATCTGTAATGGAAGAAAAATATTTATTTGATATAAGAGAAGTACTGGGTAGCAATAATAGTTCCAGACACTTGATGGAGGAGCATATTAAAATGTAGATAAAAAAGGAAGGGAAAATGTCATGAGTAAAAAATTCAAGGCAAAGGATATTCTTTTTCAAATATCCATAGTATTTATTATTTTTCTAACTATTTTGGCAGGGTTTATCGTTGTACCTGTTTTGGGCAGTTTAATAAATGTAGTACTAAAAGCCTTAAAAATTGAATGGCTTTGGTCAGTAGCTGCTTTTGGGTTGCTGGGTTATTATGTTTACAAATTCGTATCAAAGAGAATAAATAACAGAAAACCAAGGAAAGAAGGGAGGCAAGATTGAAATTGTTACAATTTATTCTTGTAATGGTTTGGACGGAAATTATCAACCAGTGAATATAAAAAAGGTGTTCAGTGAAGTAGATGACTTTATAATTGTATGGTGTCAGGCTAAGAATATTAAAAAGGAAAGCCAAGTGTCAATGGAATGGTATAATCCAGAAGGAAAACTTGTATTTACAATAAACATTGATGTAAAGCCTACAAACCAAGAACATCCTTATAGATATTTTTGGAGTGTTATGAGGTATAATTTTATAAATACAGTCAAAGGTAAAGTGTTTGGTGTATGGAAAGTAAAAATAAAACCTTTGAAGAAAGGGGTGCGTAAATAATTTTAATAATATGATTTTGTCCTTTTGGATTCAATACTACAAGAAGTACTTTTCTAAATCTCAATTGCAAATAAACCTAAAAAAATCTATAATATAGTTAACAACACTTTCAAAGCTTTTTAAGGATGTATGCCGATGGATGAAAATATCAGGAGAGAAGATAATTTGAAGAGAATTGAAGTAAAGATTGCGGGTATGAATTATGTATTGAAAACTGACGAAGATGAAGAGTACATAATGAAGATTGCAAATTATATAAACAAGAAGATGACTGAGGTTGTGGCTAATGAGCCGCAGCTTTCTACATCTCTTTCGGCAATGCTCACAGCCTTTTTGGTGGCAGACGAGTATTTTAAGCATCTTTTAGAATGTGATGAGAAGCTTTCAAAGGTGGCTGTAGAAAGTGAGAAATATCAAAAAGAGGTTGAGGAATATAAAGAGAAATTAAAAGAGGCAGAGGAAAAGCTCTTGCAGCAAAATCAAGATATTGAAAAGTTAAATGAAATTATTCAAAATCTTAACCAAGAACTTGAAAAGACAAAACAGGAACTTGAAAAGACCAAAAAAGAACTTGATGATTTCATAAACGCATTTGACGGTGATAGGTAAAATGAAAATACTATTTATATTCTTAGACGGTGTTGGAAAAGGGGAGAAAAATGAACACAACCCCTTTTTTTATTATCATCCAAAAGCATATGACATCTTTTTAAAAGAGGGCAATGTCCTGTTTTTGGATGCAACACTTAGTGTTGAAGGTCTGCCACAAAGTGCCACAGGCCAGGTTACAATCTATTCAGGTATAAATGCGGCAAAAGAGGTGGGGTTTCATATTAACGGGCAGATTACCCCAAGCCTCAAGAGAATAATTGAAAGACAAAATATTTTTACTACTCTTTTGCACCATGGCTTTAAAGTAGACTTTGCAAATGTTTACAGAAACGAGTATTTGCAAAAGCTGTTAAATGACAAGAATTTTAAGATGTCTGTAACAAGCTACATGACCTTGATATCAGGAATAAAATTTAAAACAGTGGAAGACCTTTTAAGAGGTGAAGGGGTTTATTTTGACATCACAAACCATGTTTTAATTGAAAGTGGATATGATGTACCGGTGTTTTCAGCTGAAAAGGCAGCTGAAAATCTTTTGAATGTGTTACACAAAAATGATTTTGTCCTGTTTGAACATTTTAAAACAGACATTGTAGGGCACTCATGTGATATGGAAAAAGCTTTAGAACTTATAAAGCTTTTAGATGAGTTTATACTGTGCCTAATTGAAAATCTTCCAGAGGATGCTTGTCTTATTGTGACATCTGACCATGGCAATATAGAGGATTTGTCAACAAAGACACATACAAAAAATAAGGTGCCTTTTTTAGTGTATGGGAACAAAAAAGAAATCTTTAAATTAGAATCAATTGACCAGATTTATAAAATTATTTTGAAATACTTTGAAAAAGAAGTACAGAGGGATGACAAAGAAAGATGAAAAAGGTAGAGTTATTATCCCCGGCAGGCGGGTTTGAAGAACTTGTTGCAGCAGTCAAAGCTGGGGCTGACAGCGTGTATGTTGGTGCAAGAGAGTTTTCAGCAAGGGCATATGCAAAGAACTTTTCAGAAGATGAGCTTAGAAAAGCTATAGATTTTTGCCATGAGCGTGGGAAAAAGATATATCTTGCAATAAACACCCTGATTTACAATGATGAAATGCACAAAGCTGTAAATCTTGTAGAATTTGCTTACAAGGAAGGAATTGATGCTGTAATTGTGCAGGACTTAGGTCTTCTCTTTATTATTTTAAAAGAGTTTCCAGGTATGCCTGTTCATGCAAGCACCCAGATGACAGTTCATAACTGTGCTCAGGTAAAGTTTTTAGAGAACTTGGGGGTAAAGAGAGTTATACTCTCAAGAGAGCTATCCATAGATGAGATAAAAAACATAAGACAGCAAAGCAGTATTGAACTTGAAGTATTTGTACATGGGGCTTTATGTGTTTCATATTCTGGTCAATGTCTGTTTTCAAGCATTCTTTTTAAAAGAAGCGGCAATCGCGGCCAGTGTGCTCAAGTTTGCAGGCTTTATTATAAGTTCTTAGACAAGAAGAAAAAAGAAATTGATGAAGGTTTCCTTCTTTCGCCAAAAGACATTTGTCTTTTGGAAAACATAGATAAGCTAATCAAAGCAGGAGTTGACTCTTTCAAGATAGAGGGGAGATTAAAGGACCAGTATTATGTGTACACTGTGAGCTCAATCTATAGAAAATATATTGATATGTATTACGAGAAAGGCAAAATAACAATCGAGAGCGCTGATAGGCAAAAACTCTTGCTTGTTTTTAATAGGGGGAATTTCTGCTCTGGATATTTAGAAAATGCTGATATAGATAGAATAATCTTTAAACCTGCGCCTAACAATACAGGCCTTTTTATTGGAAAATTCTATTTTGAGAATGAAAAACTTTTTTTGCAGACTTCATATAACCTTTCAAACGGCGATGTAATTTCTTTTAGAAACAAAAATTTTGAAGAGATTCTTCTTGAAATAAATAACAATATTATCAAGAAAGATGACAAAAGATTTGAGGTAAAAGTTGATTTTGAAAGAAAAAAGAAATTGAAAGAATTTTCACAGGGTCAGGTG
The DNA window shown above is from Caldicellulosiruptor owensensis OL and carries:
- the zapA gene encoding cell division protein ZapA, which encodes MDENIRREDNLKRIEVKIAGMNYVLKTDEDEEYIMKIANYINKKMTEVVANEPQLSTSLSAMLTAFLVADEYFKHLLECDEKLSKVAVESEKYQKEVEEYKEKLKEAEEKLLQQNQDIEKLNEIIQNLNQELEKTKQELEKTKKELDDFINAFDGDR
- a CDS encoding alkaline phosphatase family protein, with translation MKILFIFLDGVGKGEKNEHNPFFYYHPKAYDIFLKEGNVLFLDATLSVEGLPQSATGQVTIYSGINAAKEVGFHINGQITPSLKRIIERQNIFTTLLHHGFKVDFANVYRNEYLQKLLNDKNFKMSVTSYMTLISGIKFKTVEDLLRGEGVYFDITNHVLIESGYDVPVFSAEKAAENLLNVLHKNDFVLFEHFKTDIVGHSCDMEKALELIKLLDEFILCLIENLPEDACLIVTSDHGNIEDLSTKTHTKNKVPFLVYGNKKEIFKLESIDQIYKIILKYFEKEVQRDDKER
- a CDS encoding U32 family peptidase — translated: MKKVELLSPAGGFEELVAAVKAGADSVYVGAREFSARAYAKNFSEDELRKAIDFCHERGKKIYLAINTLIYNDEMHKAVNLVEFAYKEGIDAVIVQDLGLLFIILKEFPGMPVHASTQMTVHNCAQVKFLENLGVKRVILSRELSIDEIKNIRQQSSIELEVFVHGALCVSYSGQCLFSSILFKRSGNRGQCAQVCRLYYKFLDKKKKEIDEGFLLSPKDICLLENIDKLIKAGVDSFKIEGRLKDQYYVYTVSSIYRKYIDMYYEKGKITIESADRQKLLLVFNRGNFCSGYLENADIDRIIFKPAPNNTGLFIGKFYFENEKLFLQTSYNLSNGDVISFRNKNFEEILLEINNNIIKKDDKRFEVKVDFERKKKLKEFSQGQVFIVRSKEHEKEIEKELKIDKKFRKVDFKVWIEKGKRIKALALCDGFEVEEEGEVAQHAKEKEVTSEAVISSFSKLGGTIFEMGDFDVHIEDGCFVKVSELNRLRKLLIEKLSQRIISSYKKELNQDIEISRYLGDCCVRSFDRNHRFSFMVDSIWQLEKLKKWCEAHNLSNYEIYVPYNVIFDMKTDDNMVVYLDRITHDEDLKRVEVEKIKEKGIKKVLVRNFGQYEILKHHFEIYFDFSLNTINSASLRFLEQLNCKRICLSVELSKTRIAEIYTSAQKSEIEIIIFGRIPLMINRLKFFERGEYLQDRKGELLKLIKTQSDKNEVLNPAFLYIHDKDVPADVLRFDFTGATENEMIKVLEGYFDEKEIDLKITKGYYLS